Proteins co-encoded in one Meiothermus sp. genomic window:
- a CDS encoding ABC transporter ATP-binding protein: MEPTLFRSRRERKLGEHIAVRLEGVTKRFGDQVVVDNVNLEIRDGEFFSLLGPSGCGKTTLLRMIAGFDTPDAGRIIIGGKDMTQVPPYLRPVNTVFQNYALFPHMTVEQNIAFGLRMKKMPRDQIAQRVQWALELINLPGYEKRRTDQMSGGQRQRIALARALVNEPEVLLLDEPLSALDLKLRQELRIDLMNLQERLGITFIFVTHDQEEALVMSDRIAVMNKGRIEQLGPTEEIYELPKTAFVAKFIGDSNLIPAQAIEPRKVRTALGEFVLDDEDALVPGQEVLLSIRPEKIRLFREKPNLPNLFRAKVDDIIYTGSENQYVLVAGGQRLMCETLNQDIQEPGHEEFTYDEEVWVAFTPEKLVVIQDTASGSNPYA; this comes from the coding sequence GTGGAACCTACGCTTTTTCGTAGCCGACGCGAGCGCAAGCTTGGCGAGCATATTGCGGTGCGCCTCGAGGGGGTCACCAAGCGCTTTGGCGACCAGGTGGTAGTGGACAATGTCAACCTCGAGATTCGCGATGGTGAGTTTTTTAGCCTGCTAGGGCCCTCGGGCTGTGGGAAAACCACCCTGCTGCGCATGATTGCGGGTTTCGACACCCCCGATGCGGGCCGAATCATTATTGGTGGAAAGGATATGACCCAAGTGCCGCCCTATCTGCGCCCGGTCAATACTGTTTTCCAAAACTACGCGCTTTTCCCACACATGACTGTGGAGCAGAACATTGCCTTTGGCTTGCGCATGAAAAAAATGCCCCGCGACCAGATTGCCCAGCGGGTGCAGTGGGCGTTGGAGCTCATCAACCTGCCGGGCTACGAGAAACGCCGCACCGACCAGATGTCGGGGGGGCAGCGTCAGCGGATTGCTCTGGCCCGGGCCCTGGTCAACGAACCCGAGGTGCTGCTGCTTGACGAGCCGCTCTCGGCACTTGACCTGAAGTTGCGCCAGGAATTGCGAATAGACCTGATGAACCTGCAAGAGCGGTTGGGGATCACCTTCATTTTTGTGACCCACGATCAGGAAGAAGCCCTGGTGATGTCAGATCGCATCGCTGTTATGAACAAGGGCCGCATCGAGCAATTGGGCCCCACAGAGGAGATCTACGAACTTCCCAAAACCGCTTTTGTGGCCAAATTTATCGGTGATTCCAACCTGATTCCGGCTCAGGCCATTGAGCCGCGAAAGGTCAGAACGGCACTGGGTGAGTTTGTACTTGATGACGAGGATGCCTTAGTTCCCGGTCAGGAGGTGCTGCTCTCGATTCGCCCCGAGAAAATACGCCTCTTTCGAGAGAAGCCCAATCTCCCCAACCTTTTTCGGGCCAAAGTGGACGACATCATTTACACCGGCTCCGAAAACCAGTACGTGCTGGTGGCGGGAGGCCAGCGATTGATGTGCGAGACCCTCAATCAGGACATCCAGGAGCCGGGTCACGAAGAATTCACCTACGACGAGGAGGTCTGGGTGGCCTTTACCCCAGAAAAGCTAGTGGTTATTCAGGACACTGCCAGCGGGAGTAACCCCTATGCGTGA
- a CDS encoding ABC transporter permease: MREATTPWERLRRVLFTVGPGALWLVLFILIPTLIMFVASLMSRGSLGQLVPPFGLHNYLRFFSDPLFIEIIGRSLWIGFWSTVFIMLLGYPLAFYIAQSRYKEALLLLVVIPFFTNFLIRVYAWIVVFQKEGLLNGLITAFGLPPAELLPSTFAVYVATVYTYLPFFVLPLYAAVERIDWSQLEAAYDLGARPIRAFWEAIFPQTVPGLFAGFLLVFIPAVGTFVIADLLGGGKVTLVGNLIQLQFGSAQNWAFGSAVSMVLMAMVLLGLWLYARTQGEKGLDKLV; the protein is encoded by the coding sequence ATGCGTGAAGCTACAACGCCCTGGGAGCGCCTACGTCGGGTGCTATTTACTGTAGGGCCCGGCGCGCTGTGGCTGGTGCTGTTTATTCTGATTCCGACCCTCATCATGTTTGTAGCCTCGCTGATGAGCCGGGGTAGTCTGGGCCAGCTTGTACCGCCCTTTGGCCTGCATAACTACCTACGTTTCTTCTCCGACCCGCTTTTTATCGAAATCATTGGGCGTAGCCTGTGGATTGGTTTCTGGTCAACGGTATTTATTATGTTGCTGGGCTACCCGCTGGCCTTTTACATCGCCCAGAGCCGCTACAAGGAAGCTTTGCTGCTGCTGGTGGTCATCCCGTTTTTCACCAACTTTCTGATCCGGGTCTATGCCTGGATTGTGGTCTTCCAGAAAGAGGGCCTGCTAAACGGCCTCATTACGGCTTTTGGCCTTCCGCCTGCCGAACTGCTGCCCTCTACCTTTGCGGTGTATGTGGCTACGGTGTACACCTACCTGCCTTTTTTCGTGTTGCCGCTCTATGCCGCCGTCGAGCGCATTGACTGGAGCCAGCTCGAGGCCGCCTACGACCTGGGGGCCAGGCCCATCCGGGCTTTTTGGGAGGCCATCTTTCCCCAGACGGTGCCGGGCTTGTTTGCCGGTTTCTTGCTGGTGTTTATTCCGGCGGTGGGCACCTTCGTCATTGCCGATCTGCTGGGTGGGGGCAAGGTGACGTTGGTGGGCAACCTGATTCAGCTCCAGTTTGGTTCCGCCCAGAACTGGGCTTTTGGCAGCGCGGTCAGCATGGTGCTGATGGCTATGGTGCTGCTGGGCCTGTGGCTTTACGCGCGAACCCAGGGTGAGAAAGGACTGGACAAACTGGTATGA
- a CDS encoding ABC transporter permease, translating to MRRWLSLHAWLVFAFLYLPILVIVALSFNQSRFGVRFTGFTFDWYIRLFNNERILEYLTNTLIVAVVSTLVSTVLGTLLALGLVRYRFRWQNALRYLLYVPVVVPDVVMGISLLLLFDVVRDAIGWPRLSLFTIILAHISFQIAYVTLVVRARLMLLDPTLEEAAKDLGATPWLTFREVTLPLIMPGVVSGALLAFSLSLDDFVVTFFTAGPGSTTLPLYIYSSVKLGVSPEIHALSTLMVGITILVLLLGTLFWRKRS from the coding sequence ATGAGGCGCTGGCTCTCCCTGCATGCCTGGCTGGTATTTGCTTTTTTGTACCTGCCCATACTGGTCATTGTGGCGCTTTCGTTCAACCAGAGCCGCTTTGGGGTGCGCTTTACCGGCTTTACCTTCGACTGGTATATCCGCCTGTTCAACAACGAAAGAATCCTCGAGTACCTGACCAACACCCTGATTGTGGCGGTGGTGTCCACGCTGGTCTCGACCGTTCTGGGCACCCTTTTGGCGCTGGGGCTGGTGCGCTATCGGTTCCGCTGGCAAAATGCCCTGCGCTACTTGCTGTATGTGCCGGTGGTGGTGCCGGATGTGGTGATGGGTATCTCGCTGCTGCTGCTGTTTGATGTGGTGCGCGATGCCATTGGCTGGCCCCGCCTGTCGCTGTTTACCATCATCCTGGCCCATATCAGCTTTCAGATTGCCTACGTGACCCTGGTGGTGCGGGCGCGGTTGATGCTGCTCGACCCAACCCTGGAGGAAGCAGCCAAAGACCTGGGTGCGACCCCCTGGCTCACCTTCCGCGAGGTCACCCTACCCCTGATCATGCCAGGGGTGGTTTCGGGGGCCTTGCTGGCGTTTAGCCTTTCGCTCGACGACTTTGTGGTGACCTTTTTTACCGCTGGCCCTGGCTCCACTACCCTGCCCCTTTACATCTACTCCTCGGTTAAGCTGGGGGTAAGCCCCGAGATTCACGCCCTCTCCACTCTGATGGTGGGGATTACAATTTTGGTACTGTTGTTGGGGACACTGTTCTGGAGGAAGCGCTCGTAA
- a CDS encoding spermidine/putrescine ABC transporter substrate-binding protein, producing the protein MNRVWLVVLLGLLVAGCGQQKKELRLLNWSDYMPKEVLEEFEKREGIKVVEDTYDSPEAMLSKLQAGGDAEYDVLITPDYTVGSLARAGSLQELDKAKIPNLKNLDPQFTDPAFDPGGRYSVVYQWGTTGLAYREDLAQGPVESWAVLFDPAKQVGRFLLLDEMREMVGAALKYIGESVNTTDPDKLAQAQRLLLEAKRRSQGFAGGTSIRDRLIAGDIAVGPAYSGDILAAQAENPQLKYVIPVEGATLWTDNLVVLKKSPNHELAYKFINFLLEPEIAAQISNSIGYATPVVAAMDQIEEKDNPIIYPSPEIRARLELLADLGDQADAFNKVWSEVKSR; encoded by the coding sequence ATGAACAGAGTTTGGTTGGTTGTTTTGTTGGGTCTTTTGGTAGCCGGTTGTGGGCAGCAGAAAAAAGAGCTGCGCCTTTTGAACTGGTCGGACTACATGCCCAAAGAGGTGCTTGAGGAATTCGAAAAGCGCGAGGGCATCAAAGTGGTGGAGGATACCTACGACTCCCCCGAGGCCATGCTCTCCAAGCTGCAAGCCGGGGGCGACGCCGAGTACGACGTGCTGATTACCCCCGACTACACGGTGGGGTCGCTGGCCCGGGCCGGCAGCCTGCAGGAACTCGATAAGGCCAAAATTCCCAACCTGAAGAACCTCGACCCCCAGTTCACCGACCCCGCTTTCGATCCGGGGGGCAGGTATAGCGTGGTGTACCAGTGGGGAACCACCGGGCTGGCCTACCGGGAAGACCTGGCGCAGGGGCCGGTGGAGAGCTGGGCGGTGCTGTTTGATCCGGCCAAGCAGGTGGGGCGCTTCTTGTTGCTCGACGAGATGCGCGAGATGGTGGGAGCGGCCCTTAAATACATAGGCGAGTCGGTCAACACCACCGATCCCGATAAACTCGCCCAGGCCCAGAGACTTTTGCTCGAAGCCAAGCGCCGCTCGCAGGGCTTTGCCGGCGGAACCAGCATCCGCGACCGCCTGATTGCGGGTGATATTGCTGTGGGGCCAGCTTACTCGGGGGATATTCTGGCGGCCCAGGCCGAGAACCCCCAGCTCAAATATGTGATTCCTGTCGAAGGGGCTACCCTCTGGACCGACAACCTGGTGGTGCTGAAGAAAAGCCCCAACCACGAGCTGGCCTACAAGTTTATCAACTTCTTGCTCGAGCCCGAGATAGCCGCGCAAATCTCAAATTCAATTGGCTATGCCACGCCGGTGGTGGCGGCCATGGATCAGATTGAAGAAAAGGACAACCCCATCATTTACCCCAGCCCGGAGATACGGGCCCGCCTCGAGCTGCTCGCCGACTTAGGCGATCAGGCCGATGCTTTCAATAAGGTCTGGTCGGAGGTGAAGTCGCGTTAG
- a CDS encoding cytochrome c, with product MRYLVGLLAILGLALAQSGPQLYQQNCAFCHGDNGQGRPGAFPPLAAHAPELVKTPEGRLHLINALLFGMQGPVRVKGSTYNGVMPAFSQLSDDQIATVLNHILNAWGNDKLLPRDHRPITAAEVRDARSVPNRPTPQQIGNARSRINVP from the coding sequence GTGAGATACCTTGTTGGGCTTCTAGCGATCCTCGGCCTGGCGCTGGCTCAGTCGGGGCCCCAGCTCTACCAGCAGAACTGTGCCTTCTGTCATGGAGACAATGGGCAGGGACGGCCAGGGGCTTTTCCACCCCTGGCGGCCCACGCCCCCGAGCTGGTCAAGACCCCAGAGGGCCGGCTCCACCTGATTAACGCGCTGCTGTTTGGGATGCAGGGCCCGGTGCGGGTTAAGGGCAGTACCTACAACGGGGTGATGCCGGCCTTTAGCCAGCTCTCCGATGACCAGATTGCCACTGTGCTCAACCACATTCTCAATGCCTGGGGCAACGATAAGCTGCTGCCACGCGACCACCGGCCCATCACTGCTGCCGAAGTGCGCGATGCACGCAGCGTGCCCAATCGGCCCACCCCCCAGCAGATTGGCAATGCTCGTTCCCGTATCAATGTTCCGTAA
- a CDS encoding cytochrome c, which produces MKQVLVALVLLVSATFAQSGPALYQQCQGCHQPSGAGIPGVFPPLAGHVPEILAAKGGRTWLIQLLLWGMSGEIVVKGARYSGVMPGYRQLSDAEIAALLNHISTQWGNKFPAGQKPFTAAEVKAQRSKTLTPAQVNAARKALGLK; this is translated from the coding sequence ATGAAACAGGTGTTGGTTGCATTGGTTCTGTTGGTTTCTGCGACTTTTGCCCAGAGCGGCCCTGCCCTGTACCAGCAATGCCAGGGCTGCCATCAGCCGAGCGGCGCGGGTATTCCGGGCGTATTTCCCCCGTTGGCCGGGCACGTGCCTGAGATTCTGGCCGCCAAAGGGGGCCGCACCTGGCTTATTCAGCTCTTGCTGTGGGGCATGAGCGGGGAGATTGTGGTCAAAGGGGCTAGGTACAGCGGGGTCATGCCGGGGTACCGCCAGCTCAGCGACGCCGAAATTGCCGCCCTGCTCAACCACATCTCCACCCAGTGGGGCAATAAATTCCCGGCCGGCCAGAAACCGTTCACGGCAGCCGAGGTCAAGGCCCAGCGCAGCAAGACCCTCACACCTGCCCAGGTCAATGCTGCCCGCAAAGCCCTGGGCTTGAAATGA
- a CDS encoding PadR family transcriptional regulator, whose amino-acid sequence MKEAPTLKLSTTDWAVLAALLEQPSHGFRIAALFAPSGALGDIWRIQRPQVYRALEHLEARGLVEALGQQEGQAGPPRTLFAATSSGQTAALEWLFTPVHRLRYGRSDLRLKIAFLIRLHHDLEPLLKAQTGVFGAILEDLQHQLQKAEGLQFVSLLWRIQMAEASLGFIEQVRAQSVALSQ is encoded by the coding sequence ATGAAGGAAGCGCCAACCCTAAAGCTCTCGACCACCGACTGGGCCGTGCTGGCTGCTTTGCTCGAGCAACCCTCGCACGGCTTTCGTATAGCGGCCCTGTTTGCGCCGAGCGGCGCACTGGGGGATATCTGGCGCATCCAGCGCCCACAGGTGTATCGAGCTCTGGAACACCTCGAGGCCCGTGGGCTGGTAGAAGCCCTGGGCCAGCAGGAAGGTCAGGCGGGGCCGCCCCGGACGCTGTTTGCCGCTACCTCCAGCGGCCAGACCGCGGCGCTCGAGTGGCTTTTTACCCCGGTGCACCGGCTGCGCTACGGTCGCTCGGACTTGCGCTTGAAAATCGCCTTCCTGATTCGATTGCACCACGACCTCGAGCCGCTCCTAAAGGCCCAGACGGGTGTTTTTGGGGCCATCCTCGAGGATCTGCAACACCAGTTGCAAAAAGCCGAGGGCCTTCAGTTTGTCTCCCTGCTATGGCGCATACAGATGGCGGAGGCCAGCCTGGGGTTTATCGAGCAGGTGCGGGCGCAAAGTGTGGCCTTGTCTCAATAG
- the modA gene encoding molybdate ABC transporter substrate-binding protein, which produces MIRVVCVGLLMLSWALAQNTVRVVAAADLQYALSEIAQAFLRQNPGLKVELSFGSSGKIYTQIVQGLPADIYFSADEAFPRQLEQAGRTVPGTLRLFAVGRMVIWASNRLVQQGLDPRQLGPRILLDPRVTRLAVANPVHAPYGRAGVTLLERFGLLRSTRPARWEEMTAGIPAYYDVAPLQRGKASFEFVYGENISQTAQLALTSTNIGLLALSIARSEAMERAGVYWLAPLSSHLRLNQTFVILQGRDRPAVRRFYDYINTAEAHRVLRKYGFLLPGEQPE; this is translated from the coding sequence ATGATTCGCGTTGTGTGTGTGGGGCTGCTGATGCTGAGCTGGGCTCTGGCCCAGAATACCGTGCGGGTGGTGGCAGCGGCAGATTTACAGTACGCCCTGTCGGAAATTGCCCAGGCCTTCCTTCGGCAGAATCCGGGCCTGAAGGTTGAACTGAGCTTTGGCTCCTCGGGGAAAATTTATACCCAGATCGTGCAGGGTTTGCCGGCGGATATTTATTTTTCCGCCGATGAGGCCTTCCCACGCCAGCTCGAGCAGGCAGGTCGCACCGTGCCGGGAACCCTGCGCCTGTTCGCGGTGGGTCGTATGGTGATCTGGGCTTCGAATCGCCTGGTTCAGCAGGGCCTTGATCCACGCCAGCTCGGGCCGCGCATACTGCTCGACCCGCGGGTGACCCGGCTGGCGGTAGCCAACCCGGTGCACGCCCCGTACGGCCGGGCTGGCGTGACGCTTCTGGAACGGTTTGGCCTTCTGCGTTCAACCCGACCGGCCCGCTGGGAGGAGATGACGGCAGGTATTCCCGCTTACTACGATGTGGCCCCCCTACAGCGGGGCAAGGCCAGCTTCGAATTCGTGTATGGCGAGAACATCTCCCAGACTGCCCAACTGGCCCTGACCAGCACCAACATTGGCCTGCTGGCCCTCTCCATTGCCAGGAGTGAGGCGATGGAGCGTGCAGGTGTGTACTGGCTGGCCCCCTTGAGTAGCCATTTGCGCCTTAATCAGACTTTTGTGATTCTGCAAGGCCGGGATCGTCCGGCAGTGCGGCGTTTCTACGACTACATCAACACGGCCGAAGCCCACCGCGTCCTGCGCAAGTATGGCTTCTTGCTGCCGGGGGAGCAGCCAGAGTAA
- the modB gene encoding molybdate ABC transporter permease subunit, with the protein MDDPVFWQTMRLTLGVSLVTTLILLLLGLPLGWVLAHKRFWGKRVLESVVLLPLTLPPTVLGFYLLLLLGQNGPLAQFLGITWAFRFEGLVVGSVLFSLPFALNGYREAFRSLDLDLIQTARTLGAGWRRVWLEVILPITWPGILSGSILAFAHTLGEFGVVLMVGGSIPGKTQMVSIYIYDQVQALQFGRAAEASGVLLVVSFALVYLVRTLEDTWRLRMPSSTR; encoded by the coding sequence ATGGACGACCCGGTTTTCTGGCAGACCATGCGCCTGACCCTGGGGGTTAGCCTGGTGACCACCCTCATTCTGCTTTTGTTGGGGCTGCCGTTGGGCTGGGTGCTGGCCCACAAGCGCTTCTGGGGCAAGCGGGTGCTGGAATCGGTGGTGCTGCTGCCCCTCACCCTACCGCCCACGGTGCTGGGGTTTTACCTGCTGTTGCTCCTGGGGCAGAATGGCCCCCTCGCGCAGTTTTTGGGTATAACCTGGGCTTTTCGCTTCGAGGGGCTGGTGGTGGGGTCGGTGCTCTTTAGCCTGCCGTTTGCCCTGAACGGCTACCGCGAGGCCTTTCGCAGCCTGGATCTGGACCTGATTCAGACCGCGCGAACATTGGGGGCGGGCTGGCGGCGGGTCTGGCTCGAGGTCATCCTGCCCATCACCTGGCCGGGGATTTTGTCGGGTTCCATTCTGGCCTTTGCCCATACCCTGGGCGAGTTTGGGGTGGTGCTGATGGTGGGGGGTAGCATTCCCGGCAAAACCCAGATGGTGAGCATCTACATCTACGATCAGGTACAGGCCCTGCAGTTTGGGCGAGCCGCCGAGGCCTCGGGGGTTTTGCTTGTGGTGAGCTTTGCCCTGGTGTACCTGGTGCGTACCCTGGAGGACACGTGGAGATTGCGTATGCCCTCGAGCACCCGGTAA
- a CDS encoding ABC transporter ATP-binding protein, whose product MEIAYALEHPVKLELSLQVRGFTVLLGESGVGKTSLLKAIAGLIPARGQPFTGLRAEVRPVGYLPQHLALFPHLRAWQNVAFPLAHLPPQARKQKALAYLELMGMAELAERYPRQMSGGQQQRVALARALAREPQILLLDEPTSALDVATREEVFGGVLERLRTLQIPTLVASHDQWLAQRADWVAVLTKAGLAQQGTSEEIFTRPATLEVARLVGFRNLLEGTVLAVDGLWVQVQTPLGMLKALYPNGISVGQRVMVGVRPEEVFTQEGPENRIRGQVRHLRTQGLRVRGQLAVGSVGLDFFLPRYKQAQLELAEGQWLEVALEPRFLHLIPLT is encoded by the coding sequence GTGGAGATTGCGTATGCCCTCGAGCACCCGGTAAAGCTCGAGCTCAGCCTGCAGGTACGGGGCTTTACGGTACTGCTGGGCGAGAGCGGGGTGGGGAAGACCAGCCTGCTCAAGGCCATTGCTGGCCTGATTCCGGCCAGGGGCCAGCCCTTCACGGGGTTGCGAGCCGAGGTGCGGCCGGTGGGCTACCTGCCCCAGCATCTGGCCCTGTTTCCCCACCTGCGGGCCTGGCAGAACGTGGCCTTTCCGCTGGCCCACCTGCCCCCCCAGGCCCGTAAGCAAAAGGCCCTGGCCTACCTCGAGCTGATGGGCATGGCCGAACTGGCCGAACGCTACCCCCGCCAGATGTCCGGGGGACAGCAGCAGCGGGTGGCCCTGGCCCGGGCCCTGGCCCGAGAACCCCAGATTCTATTGCTGGACGAGCCTACCAGCGCCCTGGATGTGGCGACTCGAGAGGAGGTTTTTGGAGGGGTGCTGGAGCGTCTTAGAACCTTGCAAATACCCACGCTGGTAGCCTCGCACGACCAGTGGCTGGCCCAGCGGGCCGACTGGGTGGCGGTTTTGACCAAAGCAGGGCTGGCCCAGCAGGGAACCTCCGAAGAGATATTTACCCGCCCCGCGACCCTCGAGGTAGCCCGGCTGGTGGGCTTTCGCAACCTTCTGGAGGGCACGGTTCTGGCCGTGGACGGCCTTTGGGTGCAGGTACAAACCCCCCTGGGCATGCTCAAAGCCCTATACCCAAACGGCATTTCGGTTGGGCAGCGGGTGATGGTGGGCGTCCGCCCGGAGGAAGTTTTTACCCAGGAGGGCCCTGAGAACCGCATCCGGGGCCAGGTGCGGCACCTGCGCACGCAGGGCCTGCGGGTGCGGGGGCAGTTGGCGGTGGGCTCGGTGGGCCTGGACTTCTTCCTGCCGCGCTACAAACAGGCCCAGCTCGAGCTTGCCGAAGGCCAGTGGCTCGAGGTTGCCCTCGAGCCACGCTTTTTGCACCTGATACCGCTTACCTAA
- the tatA gene encoding twin-arginine translocase TatA/TatE family subunit, whose amino-acid sequence MPLGPTELIIILLIVVLLFGARKLPELARGLGQSAREFRKGLSEEEKKTEESKPEQKQS is encoded by the coding sequence ATGCCTTTAGGCCCTACTGAGCTCATCATCATCCTGCTGATTGTGGTTTTGTTGTTTGGCGCACGCAAGCTGCCCGAGCTGGCTCGAGGTCTGGGCCAGTCGGCCCGGGAGTTTCGCAAAGGTCTGAGCGAGGAAGAGAAAAAGACCGAGGAGAGCAAACCCGAGCAAAAACAGTCTTAG
- the rodA gene encoding rod shape-determining protein RodA, with amino-acid sequence MTLRRVPVFAYDWVLVGLVLLINLIGLVTLYSAAPSRGVWLQQILAFPIALSVGLLVQLFSRRQVLSWAFPLYAVSLVLLVLVLLVGREINGAKAWFNLGPLSFQPLELAKIGLILVLAKVLAARPLERWLDYALPVLLTAPILGLVFIQPDLGGTLVLIAGLLGMLFVRGMPTIHIVVGLLAVMVLVPTVVWPNLNQYQRDRVEILFDLSKDPKGKGFQQIQSTIAIGSGGLMGKGFGAGTQTQLGFVPERQTDFIYAVLAEEWGFVGASTLMVLYALLFFRLGRMALECVRLEDRLIIVGVLSMLAFQVVVNIAVTLGLAPVTGLTLPLVSKGGSSLIMVYLGLGLALLIHRDRYSEV; translated from the coding sequence GTGACGCTGCGCAGGGTGCCGGTTTTTGCCTACGACTGGGTGCTGGTTGGCCTGGTGTTGCTGATTAATCTGATTGGTCTGGTCACGCTCTACAGTGCAGCACCCAGCCGCGGGGTCTGGCTACAGCAGATACTGGCCTTCCCCATCGCCCTATCGGTAGGCCTGCTGGTGCAGTTGTTTTCCCGCCGCCAGGTGCTTTCCTGGGCCTTTCCACTGTATGCAGTCTCGCTGGTTTTGCTGGTGCTGGTTTTGCTGGTTGGGCGCGAGATTAACGGGGCCAAAGCCTGGTTCAACCTGGGCCCGTTGAGTTTTCAACCGCTCGAGCTGGCTAAAATTGGGCTTATTTTGGTGCTGGCTAAAGTGCTGGCGGCCCGTCCGCTGGAGCGCTGGCTGGATTATGCGCTGCCGGTTTTGCTGACGGCCCCCATTCTGGGCCTGGTATTCATCCAACCCGACCTGGGGGGCACCCTGGTGCTTATCGCCGGGCTGCTGGGCATGCTGTTCGTGCGGGGCATGCCCACCATCCATATCGTGGTGGGGCTCCTGGCGGTGATGGTGCTGGTGCCCACGGTGGTCTGGCCCAACCTCAATCAGTACCAGCGGGATCGGGTGGAAATTCTGTTTGACCTCTCCAAAGACCCCAAGGGCAAAGGCTTCCAGCAGATCCAGTCCACCATTGCCATTGGCTCGGGGGGCCTGATGGGCAAGGGGTTTGGGGCCGGTACCCAGACCCAGTTAGGGTTTGTGCCCGAGCGTCAGACCGACTTCATCTATGCTGTGCTGGCCGAGGAGTGGGGCTTTGTGGGCGCCTCCACCCTCATGGTGCTGTACGCTTTGCTCTTTTTCCGGCTGGGCCGCATGGCGCTGGAGTGTGTGCGCCTCGAGGATCGCCTCATCATCGTGGGGGTGCTCTCGATGCTGGCCTTTCAGGTCGTGGTCAACATTGCGGTCACGCTGGGCCTGGCCCCGGTGACCGGCCTGACCCTGCCCCTGGTTTCCAAGGGCGGTAGCAGCCTGATTATGGTGTATCTGGGGCTGGGGCTGGCCCTGCTCATCCACCGCGACCGCTACAGCGAGGTATAA
- a CDS encoding thiolase family protein — protein MREVWVVSAVRTPIGRFGGALKDFSPVDLGAHVMKAALEQAGLSGAELDLFVFGQVLRAGHGQLPPRQAAFKAGIPNTVDGYAVDMVCASGMQAVANGALAIKNGDAELVLAGGMESMTQTGFYLSSRARWGYKYLAGAPEQLQDILQRDGLSDPFTGEAMGDQTERLAAEFGVTRPELDEVALESHRRAARAQEACYFSREIVPLEVKTRKGLERVEKDEGVRPETTLESLAALRPAFKKDGVLTAGNASQISDGASALLLASPEAVQKYGLKPIARILGNSWAAGEPWRFPEAPIPAVKKLLEKLNMSIADFHLFENNEAFALNNLLFNRLLGVPMDRLNVHGGAIALGHPIGASGARILTTLIHALHTHGQERGLAAICHGTGGSTAMAVEAVG, from the coding sequence ATGCGTGAGGTATGGGTGGTTTCGGCGGTGCGCACCCCTATTGGGCGTTTTGGCGGCGCGCTCAAGGACTTTTCGCCGGTAGACCTGGGGGCGCACGTGATGAAGGCGGCGCTCGAGCAGGCCGGATTGAGCGGGGCTGAACTCGACCTATTTGTGTTCGGTCAGGTGTTGCGGGCCGGACACGGCCAGCTACCGCCCCGTCAGGCAGCCTTTAAGGCGGGGATTCCCAACACCGTGGACGGCTACGCGGTGGATATGGTGTGCGCTTCGGGGATGCAGGCCGTAGCCAACGGCGCGCTGGCTATCAAAAATGGCGATGCCGAGCTGGTGCTGGCCGGCGGGATGGAGTCCATGACCCAGACCGGTTTTTACCTCTCGAGCCGGGCCCGCTGGGGCTACAAGTACCTGGCCGGTGCGCCCGAGCAACTGCAGGACATTTTGCAGCGCGACGGGCTCTCCGACCCCTTCACCGGCGAGGCCATGGGCGACCAGACCGAGCGCCTGGCGGCGGAGTTTGGGGTGACCCGACCCGAGCTGGACGAGGTGGCCCTGGAGTCGCACCGGCGGGCTGCGAGGGCCCAGGAGGCCTGCTACTTTAGCCGGGAGATTGTGCCCCTCGAGGTCAAGACCCGCAAGGGGCTCGAGCGGGTCGAAAAGGACGAAGGGGTGCGGCCCGAGACCACCCTCGAGTCGCTGGCGGCCCTGCGCCCGGCCTTCAAGAAAGACGGGGTACTGACCGCGGGCAACGCCTCGCAAATTTCCGACGGGGCCTCGGCGCTGCTCCTGGCCAGCCCCGAAGCTGTGCAGAAGTACGGCCTGAAGCCCATTGCCCGCATCCTGGGCAACAGTTGGGCAGCGGGCGAGCCCTGGCGTTTCCCCGAAGCCCCCATTCCGGCGGTCAAAAAACTGCTGGAGAAGCTTAATATGAGCATTGCCGACTTCCACCTGTTCGAAAACAATGAGGCCTTTGCCCTCAACAACCTGCTCTTCAACCGCCTGCTGGGTGTGCCCATGGATCGCCTGAACGTGCATGGCGGGGCCATCGCCCTGGGCCACCCCATCGGGGCTTCGGGGGCGCGCATCCTGACCACCCTGATTCACGCTCTGCACACCCACGGCCAGGAGCGTGGCCTGGCGGCCATCTGCCACGGCACCGGCGGCTCCACGGCCATGGCGGTGGAGGCTGTGGGGTAG